In Mucilaginibacter celer, one DNA window encodes the following:
- a CDS encoding cold-shock protein: MQKEGTVKFFNATKGFGFISQNDNRSEIFVHVTGLIDEIRDNDQVAYDVEEGRKGLNAINVKVI; the protein is encoded by the coding sequence ATGCAAAAAGAAGGAACTGTGAAATTTTTTAATGCCACAAAAGGCTTTGGGTTTATTTCACAAAATGACAACAGAAGTGAAATTTTCGTACACGTTACAGGTTTGATCGACGAGATCCGCGATAACGACCAGGTGGCTTACGATGTAGAAGAAGGCCGCAAAGGTCTTAATGCGATCAATGTTAAAGTAATCTAA